TACAGTGAACTGGCCAAAAGAATCCGGGAAGACAAATCGATATTAGTTCCAGAAGAATTTAACGCCGAAAAAACCTGGACTGAATATATCAACCGCCTTATTGGTGCTATATCAGGTCTGTTTCTTTTTTTATCAGCTGTATATGCTTTTAGTTACTGGAGAGATAGTAAGAGAATTGCCCTTTTTAGCCTGTTTAATTTTGTACTGGTAGGCTTTCAGGCATGGTTAGGTTCTATTGTGGTATCAACTAATCTGGTATCCTGGATTGTTACAGTGCATATGCTGTTGGCATTGGCCATATTAGCCATACTGATATATACTTATCACCGGGCTAAAGTATTGGATGCTAAAAAAATAAATACAGGCGCACTGGTATATATCATTACAACGCTTGCTTTGGTAGCCAGTATTTTCCAGATAGCTTTTGGTACCGAGGTTCGTGATCAAATAGATGCTGTAGCTGCTCATTTTCAGGGTGGATACCGCAATAACTGGATCAGCAGTGTGGGCGAAATATTTACGCAGCACCGGGATATGGCGGTATTGGTATTGGTGCTCAATGTGATGTTATACGCTTTAATACGCAAAAACTTTGGTCGTCATTCTGTACATCAGCAATTGATGAGCTTTACTTTTTTAATGATCATGCTGCAAATAGTAACCGGTATATTATTATCCTACTGGGCCTTGCCACCGGCCGCGCAGGCCGCGCACATTGTGCTGGCGAGCCTTATTTTCGGGGCACAGTTCTATTTGCTTTTAAATTTATATAAACCAGTTAGTGTTAGGGGGATAAGTCGATGAATTGGAAGGATTTTTCAAAACTGGTAAAAATGCGGCTCACCATTTTGGTGGTATTTTCGGCATCTATATCTTTTTTGATTGGGAGTAAAGTTAATGGTCATATCGACTGGATCAACTGGATAAAACTAATCATAGGTGGCTTTTTGGTAACCTCGGCGGCAAATTGCTTTAATGAGATCATTGAAAAAGATCTGGATAAGCTGATGAAGCGTACCATGGATCGCCCTATACCATCCGGAAAGATGAATACCGGACAAGCGCTGGTTTTAGGCTTGGGTATGGGTATGGCCGGCACCTATTTGTTAGGTAGCTTAAACCTGTTAACCGGTTTGCTATCCGTATTCTCCATTTTGTTATATGCCTTTGCTTACACACCATTAAAGCGTAAATCGCCTATAGCAGTGTTTGTAGGTGCTATACCAGGGGCATTACCCCCGCTTATTGGCTATGTAGCTGCTCACGAAAGAATTGATGAGATTGCTCTGATCCTGTTTGGGATACAGTTTGTATGGCAGTTTGTGCATTTTTGGGCCATTGCCTGGGTGCTGGACGATGATTATAAACTGGCCGGCTTCAGACTATTGCCAACCGGTAACCGTAATGCCGGAAGTGCCATAATTACCTTTATATTTGCAATCATATTGCTGCCAGTAAGTTTACTGCCAACCATTTACGGTTATGGTGGTTATTATGTAGGCGGCGTATCTTTAGTTTGCAGTTTAATATTCTTATACCAGGCTTTTGGCCTGTTACGCGCACAGTCGGTAGAGGCGGCCCGCAAATTAATGTTTGGCTCCTTTATGTATTTGCCTGTAGTGCAGTTAATGTTTTTATTTGATTTTATAGGAAAAGTGAAATGATGGCTCAGATTCAAAAAAATAACGACAGGCTTGATCTGGCTCCCAAAAAATTCAACATGTGGATATTTATATTCACCTCGTTCATGTTTTTTGCGGCTTTAA
This region of Mucilaginibacter inviolabilis genomic DNA includes:
- the cyoE gene encoding heme o synthase — translated: MNWKDFSKLVKMRLTILVVFSASISFLIGSKVNGHIDWINWIKLIIGGFLVTSAANCFNEIIEKDLDKLMKRTMDRPIPSGKMNTGQALVLGLGMGMAGTYLLGSLNLLTGLLSVFSILLYAFAYTPLKRKSPIAVFVGAIPGALPPLIGYVAAHERIDEIALILFGIQFVWQFVHFWAIAWVLDDDYKLAGFRLLPTGNRNAGSAIITFIFAIILLPVSLLPTIYGYGGYYVGGVSLVCSLIFLYQAFGLLRAQSVEAARKLMFGSFMYLPVVQLMFLFDFIGKVK
- a CDS encoding COX15/CtaA family protein; translated protein: MGISASKIRFQKVTLLTIIILFVLILAGGVVRSSGSGMGCPDWPKCFGRYIPPTSSADLPKDYKQKYVDKRLAKNQRFAKTLDVFGYSELAKRIREDKSILVPEEFNAEKTWTEYINRLIGAISGLFLFLSAVYAFSYWRDSKRIALFSLFNFVLVGFQAWLGSIVVSTNLVSWIVTVHMLLALAILAILIYTYHRAKVLDAKKINTGALVYIITTLALVASIFQIAFGTEVRDQIDAVAAHFQGGYRNNWISSVGEIFTQHRDMAVLVLVLNVMLYALIRKNFGRHSVHQQLMSFTFLMIMLQIVTGILLSYWALPPAAQAAHIVLASLIFGAQFYLLLNLYKPVSVRGISR